From one Caldithrix abyssi DSM 13497 genomic stretch:
- a CDS encoding tetratricopeptide repeat protein, with amino-acid sequence MIRINFLLGVLVLTAFLISCTGSKKDVAGGLSTTAVEEDIQLRAKIKDLQEKIKKNPNTMDYREELADLYFENGHTLEAMKTLEEALKIDPHNAEVQFKYGDFALKSGDKRRAFIAFKAVMLGPDADAYLDRISPYFVDAFNVTPVVQGEANEAFGAFSADGNQIIYQSDQNGNWDLFILDLTTNEVKQITNSPAHEENPSFSPDGVHIVYTSTEDDHRDVDFSQKLRDIYVMDLITGETENLTKNGSDDWHPKYSFSGDFIVFVSQRNDLREVPFYEMYSDIFIMQNNGRFQLSLTRDEFNDGSPALMPGSTDEEGTVIFDSDRSGSFAIYKMDIRTKEITQLTHNPDVNDVSPDVSSSGDKITFFSDRDGNYEIYLMNNDGSAQQRLTSNPAEDLNPVFSPDGNKILFHSDREGNFDLYLLDLTQSAEQISVSEVLSRIDQALQKIEEEEE; translated from the coding sequence ATGATTAGAATTAATTTTTTGCTTGGTGTGTTAGTGTTAACAGCATTCTTAATTTCCTGCACAGGATCGAAAAAAGATGTTGCCGGAGGCCTTTCTACAACGGCCGTCGAAGAGGACATCCAGCTAAGGGCAAAAATCAAAGACCTGCAGGAAAAAATTAAAAAGAATCCCAATACAATGGATTACCGGGAAGAATTAGCCGATCTTTATTTCGAAAACGGCCACACCCTGGAAGCCATGAAAACTCTGGAAGAAGCGCTTAAAATCGATCCGCATAACGCAGAAGTGCAGTTTAAATACGGTGATTTTGCTCTGAAAAGCGGCGACAAACGCCGGGCTTTTATTGCCTTTAAAGCCGTAATGTTGGGGCCCGATGCCGACGCCTATCTGGACAGAATTTCGCCCTATTTTGTGGACGCTTTTAATGTAACCCCCGTCGTTCAGGGCGAAGCCAACGAAGCGTTTGGCGCCTTTTCTGCGGACGGCAATCAAATTATTTATCAGTCTGATCAAAATGGCAACTGGGACTTGTTTATCCTGGACTTAACCACCAACGAAGTAAAACAGATCACCAATTCGCCGGCTCATGAAGAAAACCCTTCTTTCTCTCCGGACGGCGTTCATATTGTTTACACCTCCACCGAGGACGATCATCGTGATGTGGATTTCAGCCAGAAATTGCGGGATATTTATGTGATGGATTTAATAACCGGTGAAACGGAAAACCTGACTAAAAACGGCTCCGATGATTGGCACCCCAAATATTCTTTCTCCGGCGATTTCATCGTTTTTGTCTCACAGCGCAATGATCTGCGGGAGGTGCCCTTTTACGAAATGTACAGCGATATTTTTATCATGCAAAATAACGGCCGATTTCAACTTTCTTTGACCAGAGATGAGTTTAACGACGGCAGCCCCGCTTTAATGCCTGGCAGCACAGACGAAGAAGGAACGGTTATTTTTGATTCAGATCGCAGCGGCTCTTTTGCCATTTACAAAATGGATATCAGAACCAAAGAGATCACGCAGTTAACGCACAACCCGGATGTGAATGACGTGTCTCCGGATGTTTCTTCTTCCGGCGATAAAATTACCTTTTTTTCCGATCGAGATGGGAATTATGAAATTTACCTGATGAATAACGACGGCTCTGCCCAACAGCGGCTGACTTCAAATCCGGCTGAGGATTTAAATCCTGTATTCTCACCGGATGGCAACAAAATCCTGTTCCATTCTGATCGTGAGGGAAATTTTGATTTGTACCTTTTAGACCTTACGCAATCTGCTGAGCAAATTTCGGTCAGCGAGGTGCTTTCGCGCATCGATCAGGCCTTGCAAAAAATTGAGGAAGAGGAAGAGTAG
- the mltG gene encoding endolytic transglycosylase MltG, which produces MKNKYKALIVVVFLLPLLVYDVIKYFTLPDIPADTIGKVEIVIPKGASLQAVADTLAKKGLIKNAPVFVFWARGLGIETRIPSGRFKIPMGLTYPQLANYLTRVKPEFRSVTLIEGWPTEKILAELSSALNLNRKILDSLTRDTTLLKEYGIPAKNVTGYLLPDTYVFAEGVSEEQVIRFLIEQTLKIFEADSVKQKMREMGFNRHQVVTLASIVEGEAMIDEERPIIASVYLNRLKRGMRLQADPTIQFIITDGPRRLTYKDLKIDSPYNTYRYAGLPPGPINNPGKKSILATVFAAKTKYLYFVARGDGSHVFTVTAREHLKAKQKLNKIRKKIYGF; this is translated from the coding sequence ATGAAGAATAAATACAAAGCGCTTATCGTTGTCGTTTTTTTACTGCCTTTGCTGGTATATGATGTAATTAAATATTTTACATTACCGGACATCCCGGCAGATACGATCGGCAAGGTGGAAATCGTCATCCCGAAAGGAGCAAGCTTGCAGGCCGTGGCAGATACTCTGGCTAAAAAGGGATTGATTAAAAACGCACCGGTTTTTGTTTTCTGGGCCAGAGGACTGGGTATTGAAACACGTATTCCGTCCGGTAGGTTCAAAATACCGATGGGATTAACCTATCCGCAGCTGGCCAATTATTTAACGCGCGTCAAACCTGAATTTCGTTCGGTTACGCTCATCGAAGGATGGCCGACGGAAAAGATTCTTGCCGAGCTCAGCTCGGCGTTGAATTTGAACCGCAAAATATTGGACTCTCTGACCAGAGATACAACGCTGCTGAAAGAGTACGGCATTCCTGCTAAAAATGTAACCGGCTACTTGCTGCCAGATACTTATGTATTCGCCGAAGGGGTGAGCGAGGAGCAGGTGATCCGGTTTTTAATCGAACAGACCCTAAAAATATTTGAAGCAGATAGCGTAAAGCAAAAGATGCGGGAGATGGGATTTAACCGCCATCAGGTGGTAACGCTTGCTTCCATCGTTGAAGGAGAAGCCATGATTGACGAGGAGCGGCCGATCATTGCATCCGTTTACCTCAATCGGCTTAAAAGAGGCATGCGGTTACAGGCCGATCCCACCATTCAGTTTATTATTACGGACGGTCCCAGGCGTTTGACCTATAAAGACCTTAAAATCGATTCGCCTTACAACACCTATCGATACGCCGGACTGCCTCCCGGGCCAATAAATAATCCCGGCAAAAAATCTATTTTGGCCACGGTATTTGCAGCAAAGACAAAATATTTATATTTTGTGGCCAGAGGGGACGGCAGCCATGTTTTTACGGTGACGGCGCGCGAGCATTTAAAAGCAAAACAAAAATTAAATAAAATCAGAAAAAAAATTTACGGTTTTTGA
- a CDS encoding tetratricopeptide repeat protein: MKKIWIYWIIALLISISGAQNRESDDFSYPLKLYEQEFYDLAAQQFIKFYNTYPNSDKVDDARYYAGLALYKIKEYQKARAEFQALALEFPKSPFAAEAWFYVGDCAEKLGEYSDAVKAYESLRVLYPQDTRTATATFKAGLINVQQLNDPARAAQLFNIIIERYPDSKVYFPALVKKAAVSFRLGRINDARSLLRRAFEVQDKDQAALAEAYLIQGRINNFLGLIDQAQQDFKQAIALDSGSQIAAMAAIDLTNVLIQTGDYKTAISLLEKQVASNEQPELKNQLIYLLADVYFLSGNYNKAQSSYQTVAVQNDSLQFIIQLKRALSYQKQNFISEAAKLMAQTMGNSALERSAVYQKAVAFYIDFLEQNRYYQQAASFIYHKLTAEKTIVQKAQLVVHLVKILAQKNQWIEIINLVQPFVLAPEPFPEKDDLLFYFALAKEKSEEFDQAAYYFNKLVHEFQASVYSEQAKKHLRFLNDFKIIDQDFALNHLAELLLVSLEAGGQDKGAVLFELGKFYFHDLKNYTKAEQVFKSALNSGANRPGDIYYYLGQTYLKQLEYQEFLNRPVGNLLQLANENFKKAIENEATCSAPDVSAWLLVRATLKPDSQKNRNGKRFIEALLQKYPNSALKEEWLRTLAIDMAFDSSHVQESLKYFRILIEQFQQSEQYPQYLLSYARLLQETNPADARAIYQRIVDGFMFSREAALAIADLIDMYIAQQNFDAAINLFERFQVYFYYSEMLDQLKMRMGEIYLKAGQYDRAIAFYTQTINTPFLNDIILLREFENNEILKDIYFLAEAFRLKGDANSAIRFYRLYLLVEPNGQFADEAHFKAGELYFNSGKYFLAKENFKAVSKQDPRLFTQAVIQAGNIYFLEDDYANAAQFYQQALKNIDVPDLKLKVRQKYILSLIRQGKITEALNLIKTYEKQFKANPDALAQFYIELGNYHRLQKNFSKAEQYFKRVKKKYKNSDYVDDAEYFLGIILITQNKHKEALKILTEFPEKYPESDQLPGVYNTLGTIYFRSEKYDNAIAMFKKALAHCQNCELENNIMSNLIKVYSLTGFWDAAQAMARNYLEKFPEADDRLDKKIIIARAYINLNQFQNAVDYLRSIKAEADAEREPEIQFYIGEALLRAGQYEEAIAEFVKIPLLSKKTKLQWEASALYYSGQCYEKLGRIDDAIRMYKEIIKRPGIDLVLKKDAEKRIKQIQ; encoded by the coding sequence ATGAAAAAAATCTGGATTTACTGGATTATCGCTCTGCTGATTTCCATAAGCGGAGCACAAAATCGGGAAAGCGATGATTTTTCGTATCCGCTAAAACTGTACGAACAGGAATTTTATGATCTGGCGGCACAGCAATTCATTAAATTTTATAATACCTATCCCAACAGCGACAAAGTGGACGACGCCCGCTACTATGCCGGGCTGGCGCTGTACAAAATTAAAGAGTATCAGAAGGCGCGGGCCGAATTTCAGGCGCTGGCGCTGGAATTTCCTAAAAGTCCCTTTGCCGCAGAAGCATGGTTTTACGTGGGAGATTGCGCCGAAAAACTGGGCGAATATTCCGATGCAGTAAAAGCTTACGAATCATTACGCGTTCTTTATCCACAGGATACGCGCACGGCTACGGCTACCTTTAAGGCGGGCCTGATCAATGTGCAGCAGTTGAACGATCCGGCCAGAGCGGCGCAGCTATTCAATATTATTATTGAGCGCTATCCCGATTCTAAAGTGTATTTCCCGGCGCTGGTCAAAAAAGCGGCGGTCAGCTTTCGATTGGGAAGAATCAATGATGCGCGTTCTTTATTGCGCAGGGCCTTCGAAGTGCAGGATAAAGACCAGGCCGCCCTGGCCGAAGCTTACCTGATTCAGGGAAGGATCAATAATTTCCTGGGATTAATCGATCAGGCGCAGCAGGATTTTAAGCAGGCCATTGCCCTTGATTCTGGCAGCCAGATCGCAGCCATGGCGGCGATTGACTTAACCAATGTTCTAATCCAGACCGGCGATTACAAAACAGCTATTTCGCTTTTGGAAAAACAGGTAGCCAGCAATGAGCAGCCGGAACTGAAAAATCAGTTGATCTATTTGCTGGCCGATGTCTATTTTCTCTCCGGAAATTATAATAAAGCGCAGTCCAGTTACCAGACCGTTGCCGTGCAAAACGACTCGCTGCAATTCATTATTCAGTTAAAGCGCGCTTTAAGTTACCAGAAACAGAATTTTATTTCTGAAGCCGCTAAACTTATGGCGCAAACCATGGGAAATTCGGCTTTAGAAAGGAGCGCCGTTTACCAGAAAGCCGTTGCGTTTTATATCGACTTTTTAGAACAAAATCGCTATTATCAGCAGGCCGCTTCGTTTATTTACCACAAACTGACCGCCGAGAAAACCATCGTTCAAAAAGCGCAACTGGTGGTTCATCTGGTAAAAATTCTTGCCCAAAAAAATCAGTGGATCGAAATCATCAATCTGGTTCAACCCTTTGTCCTTGCGCCCGAACCTTTCCCTGAAAAAGACGACCTGCTTTTTTATTTTGCGCTGGCCAAAGAAAAATCGGAAGAGTTTGACCAGGCCGCCTATTATTTTAATAAACTGGTTCATGAATTTCAGGCATCCGTTTATAGTGAACAGGCCAAAAAACACTTACGTTTTTTGAATGATTTTAAAATTATTGATCAGGATTTTGCCCTCAATCACCTGGCAGAATTGCTGCTTGTCTCGCTGGAAGCAGGCGGACAAGACAAAGGTGCCGTGCTTTTTGAACTGGGGAAATTTTATTTTCATGATTTAAAAAATTACACAAAAGCCGAACAAGTTTTTAAAAGCGCCTTAAATTCCGGGGCGAACCGTCCGGGCGACATCTACTATTATTTAGGCCAAACCTACCTGAAGCAGCTGGAGTATCAGGAGTTTTTAAACCGGCCTGTCGGTAATTTGCTGCAGCTGGCCAACGAAAATTTTAAAAAAGCAATCGAAAATGAAGCTACCTGCTCTGCGCCAGATGTGAGCGCCTGGCTGCTGGTCAGAGCCACTTTAAAACCCGATTCTCAAAAAAACCGCAATGGAAAACGCTTTATCGAAGCATTGTTGCAAAAATATCCGAACAGCGCGCTTAAAGAAGAGTGGCTGCGTACCCTGGCCATTGATATGGCTTTCGATTCATCGCATGTGCAGGAAAGCCTGAAATACTTTCGTATTTTAATCGAACAGTTTCAACAGTCCGAGCAATATCCTCAATACCTGCTGAGTTATGCCCGCCTGCTGCAAGAGACCAATCCGGCGGATGCCCGGGCAATTTACCAGCGGATTGTGGATGGTTTTATGTTCTCTCGTGAAGCGGCGCTGGCCATTGCCGATTTGATTGATATGTACATTGCACAACAAAACTTTGACGCAGCCATTAACCTGTTCGAGCGCTTCCAGGTCTATTTCTATTATTCCGAAATGCTCGACCAGTTAAAGATGCGCATGGGAGAAATCTATTTAAAGGCCGGACAGTACGATCGGGCCATTGCCTTTTACACGCAAACCATTAACACACCGTTTTTGAACGATATTATCCTGCTCAGAGAATTTGAAAATAATGAAATTCTTAAAGATATCTATTTTCTGGCAGAAGCCTTTCGCTTAAAGGGCGACGCCAATTCGGCCATTCGTTTCTACCGCCTCTATTTGCTGGTAGAGCCTAACGGTCAATTTGCCGATGAGGCCCATTTTAAAGCGGGAGAGTTGTATTTTAATAGCGGTAAATACTTTTTAGCCAAAGAAAACTTTAAAGCCGTAAGCAAACAGGACCCCCGGCTTTTTACACAGGCGGTGATTCAGGCGGGCAATATCTATTTTTTAGAAGATGACTATGCAAATGCGGCGCAGTTTTACCAGCAGGCTTTGAAAAACATCGATGTGCCCGATCTGAAATTGAAAGTTCGGCAAAAGTACATCCTTTCGTTGATTCGCCAGGGTAAAATTACCGAAGCCCTTAATTTGATCAAAACCTATGAAAAACAATTCAAAGCAAATCCCGATGCGCTGGCTCAATTTTACATTGAATTAGGAAATTACCATCGCCTGCAAAAGAATTTTAGCAAAGCAGAGCAATATTTTAAACGCGTAAAAAAGAAGTACAAAAATTCGGATTACGTGGATGATGCCGAGTATTTTTTAGGGATCATTCTGATTACGCAAAACAAACACAAAGAAGCGCTGAAAATTTTAACGGAATTTCCGGAAAAATATCCCGAAAGCGATCAATTGCCCGGCGTTTACAATACCCTGGGCACCATCTATTTCCGTTCGGAAAAATACGACAACGCCATAGCCATGTTCAAAAAGGCGCTGGCGCATTGTCAGAATTGCGAACTGGAAAACAATATCATGTCTAACTTGATTAAAGTTTATTCATTAACCGGCTTCTGGGATGCGGCTCAGGCCATGGCGCGCAACTATCTCGAAAAATTTCCGGAAGCCGACGATCGTCTGGATAAAAAAATTATTATCGCCCGCGCTTATATTAATCTAAACCAATTCCAGAATGCGGTCGATTATCTAAGATCAATCAAAGCCGAGGCGGATGCAGAACGAGAACCTGAAATCCAGTTTTACATCGGCGAAGCCCTGCTGCGCGCGGGACAATACGAAGAAGCCATCGCCGAATTTGTAAAAATTCCTCTGCTTTCAAAAAAGACTAAATTACAATGGGAAGCAAGCGCCCTGTATTATTCCGGGCAGTGCTATGAAAAACTGGGACGGATTGATGACGCCATTCGCATGTACAAAGAAATCATTAAACGTCCGGGAATAGATTTAGTTTTGAAAAAAGATGCCGAAAAACGTATCAAACAGATACAATGA
- the secF gene encoding protein translocase subunit SecF, with protein sequence MRFFGKTNIQFIKVRKIAYIISLSLITLSIVSLILHGGPRYNIDFTGGTLVQLKFEKPIEIQKVRSAIAEHGFGDAEIKHFGAPNEVVIRVGIVESDEEVATVIEKSITEKIPENPYIVERVEKVGPKIGHELVLDAIKAILWSMILILIYIMWRFEFKYSIGAIAALAHDITITLGVFSLFDIEISAPIIAALLTIVGYSLNDTIVVYDRIRENLKSIKRGSKEMPTIINRSINETLSRTVVTSGTTLMVVVVLYFFGGEVLRTFAFALIVGIGIGTYSSIFVASPILVDWKWHKA encoded by the coding sequence ATGCGATTTTTTGGCAAAACAAATATTCAATTTATTAAAGTAAGGAAAATAGCTTATATCATCAGCTTAAGCTTAATTACGCTTTCGATTGTTTCCTTGATTTTACACGGCGGTCCCCGTTATAATATCGACTTTACAGGCGGAACGCTGGTTCAATTAAAGTTTGAAAAACCGATTGAAATTCAAAAGGTTCGCTCAGCGATTGCTGAACATGGATTTGGCGATGCTGAGATTAAACACTTTGGCGCCCCCAATGAAGTGGTAATTCGCGTGGGAATTGTGGAAAGCGATGAAGAAGTAGCCACGGTGATTGAAAAATCAATTACGGAAAAGATCCCTGAGAATCCCTACATTGTGGAGCGAGTGGAAAAGGTCGGCCCGAAAATTGGTCATGAATTGGTGCTGGATGCCATTAAGGCCATACTATGGTCGATGATCTTAATCCTCATTTATATTATGTGGCGCTTTGAATTTAAGTATTCGATTGGCGCCATCGCCGCTCTGGCGCATGACATCACCATTACGCTGGGCGTGTTTTCTCTTTTCGATATTGAAATCTCAGCGCCCATTATCGCCGCTCTGCTAACCATTGTAGGTTATTCTCTCAACGATACCATTGTGGTTTATGATCGAATCAGGGAAAACTTAAAATCGATAAAAAGAGGCAGTAAAGAGATGCCGACGATTATTAATCGCAGCATCAATGAAACGCTGAGCAGAACCGTGGTAACTTCCGGTACAACGCTGATGGTGGTGGTTGTCCTTTATTTCTTTGGCGGCGAGGTACTGCGCACCTTTGCTTTTGCGCTGATCGTGGGAATTGGGATTGGTACGTATTCCTCTATTTTTGTCGCCAGCCCCATTCTGGTTGACTGGAAATGGCATAAAGCATAA
- the pheA gene encoding chorismate mutase: MQKQFKEIEELRIKIDAIDRQLVRLLNQRATHANQIGEIKRKLGLPVYVPEREEQVIENVKKSNPGPLSGEAIGRIYERIIDESRRLEREEMERKLKKNEE; encoded by the coding sequence TTGCAAAAACAATTCAAGGAAATTGAAGAACTCAGGATCAAAATAGATGCTATTGACCGACAGCTTGTGCGGTTGCTGAATCAACGCGCAACCCATGCCAATCAGATTGGTGAGATCAAACGCAAGTTAGGATTGCCCGTTTACGTGCCGGAGCGTGAAGAGCAGGTGATCGAAAACGTTAAAAAAAGCAATCCGGGGCCGCTGTCAGGAGAGGCAATCGGTCGAATTTACGAACGCATCATTGATGAGTCCCGGCGTTTAGAACGTGAAGAAATGGAACGTAAGTTAAAGAAAAATGAAGAATAA
- a CDS encoding ATP-dependent helicase: protein MEDFLNELNEEQRKAVLATDGPVLIIAGAGSGKTRTLTYRIAYLIKKQLAKPSEILAVTFTNKAAREMKERLTTLLGSQALPLWMGTFHSVCARILRTEAEHIGLSRNFTIYDVDDSVRALRKILSSKGLSPQKFNPKVVQSRISRLKNHFVLPENLLEQELDDEYDQIVAEVYQAYMAFLKKNEALDFDDLLIRPIQVFDDFPEIKAKYNKKFQYILVDEYQDTNHAQYLLLKRLVNERKNLCVVGDEDQSIYGWRGADIKNILNFNRDFPEARIFKLEENYRSHNNILQAANAVVRNNKSRLGKNLWTRKQDGPKIKLVVADDEADEALKVVEIIHDEMYTHKRSFKDIAILYRTNAQSRALEDQLRRNAISYTIIGGVKFYDRKEIKDVLAYLKVLVNPADSVALRRIINFPLRGVGETTVNKIERFAEMENITLFDALGRVEEVANISATMGSRVKQFYLMMKKFMELKDELNAVELASTLVSEAGIMHHYQTEYDQYESESRIENIKELFATMEQFTREREGEGRDSDLAAFLEEVSLMTDIDTWNESSNAVTLMTLHSAKGLEFPVVCITGLEMGLMPLQRTSADLKELEEERRLFYVGMTRAMESLYLTYAKYRRRYNAGTYNTPSLFLDEIPTELLEFKTRIAGTRGASRGKRKTERKAKLEAYFQNDDQNQDRSGEFFVGQKVYHETFGKGQIIQLEGSGDKMKITVHFGRDGITKKLIKKFANLTPLEEN from the coding sequence ATGGAAGATTTTTTAAATGAATTAAATGAAGAACAACGAAAAGCGGTGTTGGCCACGGATGGGCCGGTTTTAATAATAGCCGGAGCCGGTAGCGGTAAAACGAGAACTCTGACCTATCGTATTGCCTATCTAATCAAAAAACAACTGGCTAAACCTTCCGAAATTCTGGCCGTTACCTTTACCAATAAAGCGGCGCGGGAAATGAAAGAGCGCTTGACCACTTTACTGGGCAGTCAGGCGCTGCCCCTATGGATGGGCACCTTTCATAGTGTTTGCGCGCGCATCCTGAGAACAGAGGCGGAACACATTGGATTGTCGCGTAATTTTACGATATATGATGTGGACGATTCGGTAAGAGCTCTGCGTAAAATTCTTTCTTCAAAAGGTTTGTCTCCGCAAAAGTTTAATCCTAAAGTTGTGCAAAGCCGTATTTCGCGTTTGAAAAACCACTTCGTCCTGCCGGAAAATCTGCTCGAGCAAGAGTTAGACGATGAGTATGATCAAATCGTGGCCGAAGTGTATCAGGCGTACATGGCTTTTTTAAAAAAGAATGAGGCGCTGGATTTTGACGATTTATTGATTCGCCCCATTCAGGTGTTTGATGATTTCCCTGAGATCAAAGCTAAATACAATAAAAAATTTCAATATATTCTGGTCGATGAATATCAGGATACCAACCATGCCCAGTATCTGCTGTTGAAAAGACTGGTAAACGAGCGCAAGAACTTGTGCGTGGTGGGCGACGAAGATCAATCCATTTACGGGTGGCGCGGCGCCGATATCAAAAATATTCTGAATTTTAACCGCGATTTTCCGGAAGCACGCATCTTTAAGCTGGAAGAAAACTATCGCTCACACAATAATATTTTGCAGGCGGCCAATGCCGTGGTGCGCAACAACAAATCGCGGCTCGGTAAAAATTTATGGACGCGCAAGCAAGACGGCCCAAAGATCAAACTGGTGGTCGCCGATGATGAGGCCGACGAGGCGCTAAAAGTGGTGGAAATCATTCACGATGAAATGTACACCCATAAACGAAGCTTTAAAGACATTGCCATCCTTTATCGCACCAATGCGCAGAGCCGGGCTCTGGAAGATCAGTTGCGACGTAACGCCATTTCTTACACCATCATTGGCGGCGTAAAGTTTTACGATCGCAAAGAGATCAAGGATGTACTGGCCTATTTAAAAGTGCTGGTCAACCCGGCCGACAGCGTTGCTTTGCGGCGAATTATTAACTTTCCTTTGCGCGGGGTCGGCGAAACAACGGTTAATAAGATCGAACGTTTTGCAGAAATGGAGAATATTACCCTGTTCGATGCGCTGGGCAGGGTGGAAGAGGTGGCCAATATCTCGGCAACCATGGGCAGCCGCGTAAAACAATTTTATCTGATGATGAAAAAATTCATGGAATTAAAAGATGAATTGAACGCGGTGGAGCTGGCCTCCACGCTGGTCTCGGAAGCCGGCATTATGCACCACTATCAAACCGAGTACGATCAGTACGAAAGCGAAAGTCGCATTGAAAATATTAAAGAGTTGTTCGCCACCATGGAGCAATTTACGCGGGAACGGGAAGGCGAAGGGCGCGATTCCGACCTGGCCGCTTTTCTGGAAGAGGTAAGTTTGATGACCGATATCGATACCTGGAACGAATCGTCCAATGCCGTTACCTTAATGACTTTGCATTCCGCCAAAGGCCTGGAGTTTCCGGTGGTGTGCATCACCGGCCTGGAAATGGGACTCATGCCCCTGCAGCGAACTTCTGCCGATTTAAAGGAGCTGGAAGAAGAACGTCGTTTATTTTATGTGGGAATGACGCGCGCCATGGAAAGCTTGTATTTAACCTATGCCAAATATCGTCGGCGTTACAATGCGGGAACTTATAATACGCCCTCTTTGTTTTTAGATGAAATTCCTACGGAACTACTGGAATTTAAAACGCGGATTGCCGGCACACGCGGCGCATCGCGCGGCAAACGCAAAACCGAACGCAAGGCCAAGCTGGAGGCCTATTTCCAGAATGACGACCAAAATCAGGATAGAAGCGGCGAGTTTTTTGTGGGCCAAAAAGTATATCACGAAACATTTGGTAAGGGACAAATTATTCAATTAGAAGGAAGCGGCGATAAGATGAAAATTACCGTTCACTTTGGACGGGACGGAATTACCAAAAAGTTGATTAAAAAATTCGCCAACCTTACGCCCCTGGAAGAAAATTAA
- a CDS encoding STAS domain-containing protein has product MQVQSNEIDGIIVLQVSGKIMGGPEAGQINDKIHELIEAGKTKLVIDMSALELMNSSGLGIFIGAVNTLKSNNGRLVMANVPERIQQLFKMTRLISIFTITESVEQAIDILKTA; this is encoded by the coding sequence ATGCAAGTACAATCCAATGAGATCGATGGCATCATTGTCCTGCAAGTTTCCGGTAAAATCATGGGCGGCCCCGAAGCCGGACAGATTAATGACAAAATCCATGAGTTGATTGAAGCCGGAAAAACGAAACTGGTAATTGACATGAGCGCGCTGGAGTTGATGAACAGTTCCGGCCTGGGGATTTTTATCGGAGCCGTTAATACGCTCAAAAGCAATAACGGCCGGCTGGTTATGGCCAATGTGCCCGAACGCATTCAGCAGCTCTTTAAAATGACCAGATTAATCAGCATCTTTACCATTACTGAATCGGTTGAACAGGCTATTGACATTTTAAAAACTGCTTAA